The following proteins are co-located in the Pyricularia oryzae 70-15 chromosome 1, whole genome shotgun sequence genome:
- a CDS encoding triacylglycerol lipase FGL2 has product MLWRRAGGLCLLLCWAWATPAQAAAFSHDITQLSYTDVDSPLQKHLQSQQQQKQEHKQKPITTTTISSILFTSLERLARLVDIAYCVGSLPGISRPFTCASRCADFPHVSLVNTWDTGPLLTDSCGYVAIDHADEAIVVAFRGTYSIANTVIDLSTVPQEYVPYPEPDDDGDRERCDNCTVHLGFLASWKVARNLVLPAIEEARQKHPGFSINLVGHSLGGAVAALAALELKLISGYDVVVTTFGEPRVGNSGLAKFIDRVFGLDQEAKEDMAYRRVTHAEDPVPLLPLEEWGYRSHAGEIHIEKPALPPAPTDIKLCKGERDPDCSNGNSDAALTTLLLGEEHYLKKQHLKLWQLFFAHRDYFWRLGLCVPGGDPADWGRDKYDVAPGQDEL; this is encoded by the coding sequence ATGTTGTGGCGTCGGGCGGGTGGCCTCTGTCTGTTGCTGTGTTGGGCCTGGGCAACACCGGCACAAGCTGCAGCATTTAGTCATGACATCACCCAGCTGAGCTACACGGATGTCGACTCGCCTCTCCAAAAACACCTACAatcacaacaacaacaaaaacaagaacACAAACAAAAACCTATCACCACCACAACCATTTCTTCAATACTCTTCACGTCTCTAGAGCGCCTGGCCCGCCTCGTAGACATAGCCTACTGCGTGGGAAGTCTGCCCGGCATCTCGCGGCCCTTCACCTGCGCCTCGCGCTGCGCCGATTTCCCCCACGTTTCACTCGTCAACACCTGGGACACGGGCCCACTCCTGACAGACAGCTGCGGCTACGTCGCCATCGACCACGCCGATGAAGCCATAGTGGTCGCCTTTCGGGGCACCTACAGCATCGCCAACACCGTGATTGACCTCAGCACGGTGCCGCAGGAGTACGTGCCCTACCCGGAGCCCGACGACGATGGCGACAGGGAGCGCTGCGACAACTGCACCGTGCACCTAGGATTCCTAGCCAGCTGGAAGGTCGCCAGGAATCTGGTCCTGCCCGCCATCGAGGAGGCGAGGCAGAAGCACCCCGGCTTCAGCATCAACCTCGTCGGCCACAGCCTCGGCGGTGCCGTCGCTGCGCTGGCGGCGCTCGAGCTGAAGCTCATCAGCGGCTACGATGTCGTAGTCACGACTTTTGGTGAGCCGAGGGTTGGCAACAGCGGGCTGGCAAAGTTCATTGATCGCGTGTTCGGCTTAGACCAGGAAGCAAAAGAGGACATGGCGTACCGCAGGGTCACGCACGCCGAGGATCCGGTACCGTTGCTGCCGCTCGAGGAGTGGGGATACAGGTCACACGCCGGCGAGATTCACATTGAGAAGCCGGCGCTACCACCAGCACCGACTGACATAAAGTTGTGCAAAGGCGAAAGGGATCCCGATTGCAGCAACGGGAACTCTGACGCGGCGCTGACTACCTTGCTGCTTGGAGAGGAACATTATCTAAAGAAACAGCATCTGAAGCTGTGGCAGCTGTTCTTTGCCCATCGAGACTACTTTTGGAGGCTTGGGCTTTGCGTTCCCGGTGGTGATCCGGCTGATTGGGGT
- a CDS encoding proteasome component PUP3, translating into MSSPFSINGGACVAMVGKDCVAIACDLRLGMQALTVSNNFPKIFSYSSSVFLGLTGLATDVATVSDLFRYKVNMYRLREERNIAPRTFANLVSSSLYERRFGPYFVSPVVAGLEPKTGAPFICGFDSIGCIDFAKDFIVSGTASEQLFGMCESLWEPDLGPEDLFETISQALLSAVDRDALSGWGAHVYIIEKDKVTKRLLKGRQD; encoded by the exons ATG TCGTCGCCATTCTCAATAA ACGGCGGCGCCTGCGTCGCGATGGTGGGCAAGGACTGCGTCGCCATAGCGTGCGACCTGCGCCTGGGCATGCAGGCCCTGACCGTATCCAACAACTTCCCCAAGATCTTCAGCTACTCGTCGTCCGTCTTCCTCGGCCTGACGGGCCTGGCCACCGACGTCGCGACCGTGTCGGACCTGTTCCGCTACAAGGTCAATATGTACCGCCTGCGCGAGGAGCGCAACATCGCCCCGCGCACCTTTGCCAACCTCGTCTCGAGCAGCCTCTACGAGCGCCGCTTCGGCCCTTACTTTGTCAGCCCCGTCGTCGCCGGCCTCGAGCCCAAGACGGGTGCCCCCTTCATCTGTGGATTCGACAGCATCGGATGCATTGACTTTGCCAAGGACTTTATCGTCAGCGGTACCGCCAGCGAGCAGTTGTTTGGCATGTGCGAGAGTCTGTGGGAGCCGGATTTG GGCCCCGAGGACCTCTTCGAGACCATTTCACAGGCCCTGCTCAGCGCCGTCGACAGAGATGCTTTGTCAGGCTGGGGTGCTCATGTTTACATCATCGAGAAGGACAAGGTCACCAAGAGGTTACTCAAGGGTCGCCAGGACTAA
- a CDS encoding calcium-translocating P-type ATPase, with protein MENAYALSTSEVLKNLGVDQNNGLSEEQVTKLRAKHGKNAIAEEPPTPLWELILEQFKDQLVLILLGSAAVSFVLALFEEEEGWSAFVDPAVILTILILNAVVGVSQESSAEKAIAALQEYSANEANVLRNGHVHRLKAEELVPGDIISVSVGNRIPADCRLVHIESNSFAVDQAILTGESESVGKDAGAVVKDDRAVKQDQINMLFSGTTVVTGRAKAVVVLTGSNTAIGDIHESITAQISEPTPLKQKLNDFGDQLAKVITVICVLVWLINIPHFSDPSHGNWTKGAIYYLKIAVSLGVAAIPEGLAVVITTCLALGTRKMAAKNAVVRSLPSVETLGSCSVICSDKTGTLTTNQMSVSKIVYIKENGTDLEELDVEGTTFSPEGAISQNGNVVSDLPNKSATVLRMAEVTALCNDARIAYDSRSGAYSNVGEPTEGALRVLTEKIGPCAPAGCDPEDRTHYASSWYEKQQERIATFEFSRDRKSMSVLVQNGNQQKLLVKGAPESILDRCSHALVGADAKKVAMNAKLSALLMKEVVDYGNRGLRVIALAAIDDVSGNPLIKKAKTTAEYAQLEQNMTLLGLVGMLDPPRPEVPESIRKCKDAGIRIIVITGDNRNTAESICRKIGVFGEFEDLEGKSFTGREFDQLSPAQQLEAAKKASLFSRVEPSHKSRLVDLLQSLGEVVAMTGDGVNDAPALKKADIGVAMGSGTDVSKLAADMVLADDNFATIESAIEEGRSIYNNTQQFIRYLISSNIGEVVSIFLTAAMGMPEALIPVQLLWVNLVTDGLPATALSFNPPDHDIMRRQPRKRDEPLIGGWLFFRYLVIGTYVGAATVAGYAWWFMYNPEGPQISFYQLRNFHRCSSMFPEIGCSMFNNDMAKSASTVSLSILVVIEMFNAVNALSSSESLLTLPLWENMMLVYAIALSMALHFALLYTPILQSLFSILPLNTLEWKAVVYISAPVIVIDEFLKLIERRFFMQKTTRHVTSSKKDQ; from the exons ATGGAAAACGCCTACGCGCTTTCGACCTCTGAGGTCTTGAAAAACCTGGGCGTAGACCAAAACAACGGTTTATCAGAGGAACAAGTTACCAAGCTGAGGGCCAAGCATGGAAAGAATG CTATCGCTGAAGAGCCCCCAACGCCCCTGTGGGAACTTATCCTCGAACAATTCAAGGACCAGCTGGTCTTGATTTTGCTCGGCTCTGCGGCTGTGTCCTTCGTCCTTGCTCTTtttgaggaggaagagggatGGAGCGCATTCGTTGACCCTGCAGTT ATTCTGACGATTCTCATCCTAAACGCCGTTGTCGGAGTATCTCAAGAAAGCAGCGCCGAAAAGGCCATCGCAGCCCTCCAAGAATACTCGGCCAACGAGGCCAATGTTCTTCGCAATGGACACGTGCACCGCCTcaaggccgaggagctggtTCCCGGCGACATCATCTCAGTTTCTGTCGGCAACAGGATCCCCGCTGACTGCAGGCTTGTACACATCGAGAGCAACAGTTTCGCTGTCGACCAGGCCATTCTCACTGGAGAGAGCGAGTCAGTCGGTAAGGATGCCGGCGCTGTGGTCAAGGATGACAGGGCTGTGAAGCAAGACCAGATCAACATGCTTTTCTCGGGTACCACGGTCGTCACTGGTCGCGCAAAGGCTGTCGTTGTTCTGACCGGCTCAAACACCGCTATTGGAGATATCCACGAGAGCATCACTGCCCAGATTTCAGAGCCGACCCCGCTCAAGCAGAAGCTCAACGACTTTGGTGACCAGCTCGCCAAGGTTATCACCGTCATTTGCGTTCTGGTTTGGCTCATCAACATCCCGCACTTTAGCGATCCCAGCCACGGAAACTGGACCAAGGGCGCTATCTACTACCTCAAGATCGCTGTTTCTCTTGGTGTTGCGGCAATTCCCGAGGGTCTCGCTGTTGTCATCACCACGTGTCTGGCTCTGGGAACTCGCAAGATGGCTGCCAAGAACGCCGTTGTCCGCAGCTTGCCTTCCGTTGAGACCTTGGGCAGCTGCAGCGTCATCTGCTCCGACAAGACCGGCACCCTGACTACCAACCAAATGAGCGTCAGCAAGATTGTCTACATCAAGGAGAACGGCACGGACTTGGAGGAGCTTGACGTTGAGGGCACCACCTTTTCCCCCGAGGGCGCCATTTCCCAGAACGGCAACGTTGTCTCGGATCTCCCCAACAAGTCTGCCACGGTCCTTCGCATGGCTGAAGTTACTGCTCTTTGCAACGACGCCCGTATCGCCTACGACTCCCGCTCCGGTGCCTACTCCAACGTGGGTGAGCCCACCGAGGGAGCTCTCAGGGTTCTCACCGAGAAGATTGGGCCTTGCGCTCCCGCTGGCTGTGACCCCGAAGACCGTACCCACTACGCCAGTAGCTGGTACGAGAAGCAGCAAGAGCGCATCGCCACCTTTGAGTTTTCCCGTGACCGCAAGAGCATGTCGGTTTTGGTCCAGAACGGCAACCAGCAAAAGCTTCTCGTCAAGGGCGCACCCGAATCTATTCTCGATCGCTGTAGCCACGCCCTAGTTGGCGCTGACGCCAAAAAGGTTGCCATGAACGCTAAGCTTTCTGCTCTCTTGATGAAGGAGGTTGTTGACTACGGAAACCGTGGTCTCCGTGTCATCGCCCTCGCTGCTATCGACGACGTTTCCGGCAACCCTCTGATCAAGAAGGCCAAGACTACTGCCGAGTACGCTCAACTGGAGCAGAACATGACTCTTCTTGGACTTGTTGGCATGCTGGATCCTCCCAGGCCCGAGGTTCCCGAGTCCATTCGCAAGTGCAAGGATGCTGGAATTCgcatcatcgtcatcacGGGAGACAACCGCAACACTGCCGAGAGCATTTGCCGAAAGATCGGAGTCTTTGGCGAGTTCGAGGATCTTGAGGGCAAGAGCTTCACCGGTCGCGAATTCGACCAGCTTAGCCCCGCACAGCAGCTCGAGGCCGCCAAGAAGGCCTCCCTCTTCTCACGTGTCGAGCCTAGCCACAAGTCCCGTCTGGTGGATCTCCTGCAGTCTCTTGGTGAAGTCGTTGCCATGACTGGTGACGGTGTCAACGATGCCCCCGCTCTCAAGAAGGCCGATATTGGTGTCGCAATGGGCTCCGGTACCGACGTCTCCAAGCTCGCCGCCGACATGGTCCTCGCTGATGACAACTTCGCCACCATCGAGTCCGCCATCGAGGAGGGCCGTTCCATCTACAACAACACCCAGCAGTTCATCCGCTACCTGATCTCGTCCAACATTGGTGAAGTTGTCTCCATTTTCTTGACAGCTGCCATGGGTATGCCCGAGGCTCTCATTCCTGTCCAGCTCCTTTGGGTCAACCTCGTTACCGATGGTCTTCCTGCCACAGCCTTGTCTTTCAACCCCCCCGACCACGACATCATGCGCCGTCAGCCTCGCAAGCGTGACGAGCCCCTGATTGGTGGATGGTTGTTCTTCCGCTACCTTGTCATTGGAACATATGTTGGTGCTGCCACCGTCGCCGGATACGCATGGTGGTTCATGTACAACCCTGAGGGCCCGCAAATCTCTTTCTACCAACTCCGCAACTTCCACCGCTGCTCATCGATGTTCCCCGAGATCGGCTGCTCCATGTTCAACAACGACATGGCCAAGTCTGCATCGACTGTCTCTCTGTCAATCTTGGTCGTCATCGAGATGTTCAACGCTGTCAACGCGCTTTCATCTAGCGAGTCATTGCTCACGCTGCCGCTTTGGGAGAACATGATGCTCGTGTACGCTATTGCTCTGTCGATGGCCCTGCACTTTGCCCTTCTCTACACTCCCATCCTGCAAAGCCTGTTCAGCATCCTGCCGCTGAACACTCTGGAATGGAAGGCGGTCGTTTACATCAGCGCGCCTGTTAT TGTTATCGATGAGTTCCTCAAGCTTATCGAGAGGCGATTCTTCATGCAAAAGACGACAAGGCACGTGACCTCTTCAAAGAAGGATCAGTAA
- a CDS encoding synaptojanin 2: MEQHFRRAATGMDNMLNNVLSMEPPPNTWGPVPTAAPISQTSAEKTSQLLIRDYPFRSIAIVSKSHALVFRHGSSSPDPLSNGSFSALPNPRSRPGEGSSNAAKCMVEFAPNTRKLLDDYRPLTSRPIYGTLGLISMGQDVFICVITSASRVATLRPGETIERINAVEFFCLNTNEYDDVLSTDPYYEDDGSSAYGQGLSRRDPTMEHPCAEVQKLLSNGSFYFSTDFDLTNRLQDRPADASAFNIDNFDEEFLWNSFMIDPLVQFRSRLIAHEREALDASWFLTSAIRGFCQTITLPQPIAPLRGGSKAGMPSYLTLISRLSCRRAGTRFNSRGIDDDGNVANFVESETTYWSPSGVVFSYCQVRGSVPVFWEQSAGLIPGQQKITLTRSPDGTQPAFNKHFQDLEQTYGAVHVVNLLSATKPGELELTQSFRYGIQHCPLSRRGEKHTQQDHALLRATEYDFHAETKGPQGYEAAKQIRHYIENSADGFAYYLSEVTRDTEEVGKPTAPRYVVLLQQEGVFRTNCLDCLDRTNLIQTLISQMAVETFLGHRGEFATSDFWMRHSSMWADNGDALSRIYAGTGALKSSFTRHGKMSLAGTFADVRKSATRLYINNFADKGRQNTIDLLLGRIYGQAPVVLYDPISDYVAVELSKRSAQFSSTETISILVGTFNLNGRTEGIDEDLSPWLWPAALGDRQPEIVAVGFQEIVELSPQQIMNSDPRRKQLWENAVKQTLNENCERHGQEKYVLLRSGQLVGAALCIFVKASALRNIKNVEGNVKKTGMSGMAGNKGAVAIRLDYASTPICFVTAHLAAGFANYEERNKDYATIHQGLRFQRNRGIDDHDTVIWLGDFNYRIGLSRDKTMDLIKRQDLGRLYENDQLNLQMVAGLSFQYYSEARINFMPTYKFDLGNDVYDSSEKARIPAWTDRILRKGNNIRQTSYDSAPLRFSDHRPVYGTFDCTVNIVDEALREQFSREIYERRKADMGDAISIQTADTDDEDLKGYGSIEPGLPPASTDRQKWWLENGRPARSTVAPPRPTASSHVTVLSPNRPPNPFVPTEEPDWVTVPRSDSRLSNSYSSISTSPYEHVLPTLKQQQTVRKLPPPYDPSALSAQFTRKPAGQSDQHSASSLRNEMPSSALSAQFTRRPSTQSEHVSSSYRNQTPPPPPPPRRQAGNSGSGPGPERASTLPAKMPTKVLPPPSDVIPRKAVQTQARPTSSASSTTKSSNAPPPVAKKPAHLAGLSPAGSPTIAQSDQVAVAQRPRSPGRAEDGLKGVVGRLGERQQAMQQVSPLRGKDGGFARRPIASPPTASELGIDKGAESAVPPPKPSRKPTMSPEVRPKPKPPALRSEQTVVHDQVNQGNQLQSRPVPHRPSATTQTSGGNVSLMDNDTDDQLSAFKVLRPS; this comes from the exons ATGGAGCAGCATTTTCGTCGCGCGGCCACCGGCATGGACAACATGCTCAACAACGTCTTGAGCATGGAGCCGCCGCCCAACACATGGGGCCCAGTGCCCACCGCCGCCCCCATCTCTCAAACCTCGGCCGAAAAGACCAGTCAGCTCTTGATTCGCGACTATCCATTCCGATCCATCGCCATCGTCTCCAAATCACATGCTCTAGTCTTTCGACATGGCAGCTCCAGCCCCGACCCCCTCTCGAACGGCTCCTTCTCCGCCCTTCCGAATCCGCGCTCCCGGCCGGGCGAGGGCTCGAGCAATGCCGCCAAGTGCATGGTGGAGTTCGCCCCCAATACTAGGAAGCTGCTGGACGACTACCGCCCGCTTACCTCGCGGCCTATATACGGTACACTCGGTTTGATATCCATGGGCCAAGATGTCTTCATTTGCGTCATTACGAGCGCATCGAGGGTTGCGACGTTGCGCCCGGGAGAGACCATTGAGAGAATCAATGCCGTGGAGTTCTTTTGTCTGAATACGAACGAGTATGATGACGTTCTTTCCACAGACCCGTATTATGAGGATGATGGGTCGTCAGCCTACGGCCAGGGCTTGAGCAGAAGGGATCCTACTATGGAGCACCCGTGTGCTGAAGTTCAAAAGTTGTTGAGCAATGGAAGCTTCTATTTCAGTACCGATTTCGATCTTACAAACCGGCTGCAGGACAG ACCAGCAGACGCTTCTGCGTTCAACATTGACAACTTTGACGAGGAATTCTTGTGGAACTCTTTCATGATAGACCCGCTTGTGCAGTTTCGGTCGCGTCTGATAGCGCATGAAAGAGAGGCTCTTGATGCTTCCTGGTTTTTGACATCGGCCATTCGAGGCTTCTGTCAGACGATCACTTTGCCACAGCCAATAGCGCCGTTGAGGGGTGGATCCAAGGCTGGCATGCCATCTTATCTTACCCTTATATCCCGTCTTTCATGCCGCCGGGCTGGCACCCGCTTCAACTCCCGTGGCATTGATGACGACGGCAACGTCGCAAACTTTGTCGAGTCGGAAACGACATATTGGAGCCCGTCCGGTGTGGTTTTCTCGTACTGCCAAGTCCGAGGCTCGGTTCCTGTATTCTGGGAGCAGTCCGCCGGGCTGATCCCTgggcagcaaaaaatcacGCTCACAAGGTCACCTGATGGGACACAACCAGCCTTCAACAAACATTTTCAAGATTTGGAGCAGACATACGGAGCAGTACACGTGGTCAACTTGCTGAGCGCGACGAAACCAGGGGAGCTTGAGCTTACTCAATCCTTCCGCTACGGCATCCAGCATTGTCCCTTGAGTCGCCGTGGTGAGAAGCACACCCAGCAAGATCATGCACTCTTGCGCGCTACCGAGTACGACTTCCATGCCGAGACCAAGGGCCCGCAAGGCTACGAGGCTGCAAAGCAAATCAGGCACTATATTGAAAACTCGGCAGATGGGTTTGCGTATTACCTTTCCGAAGTGACCAGGGATACAGAGGAGGTCGGCAAGCCAACGGCGCCACGCTATGTAGTACTTTTGCAGCAAGAGGGCGTCTTCAGGACAAACTGCCTTGATTGTCTCGACCGCACTAACCTCATTCAAACCCTGATCTCACAGATGGCAGTTGAAACCTTTCTGGGTCATAGGGGAGAGTTTGCTACATCGGACTTTTGGATGCGGCACTCGAGTATGTGGGCAGACAATGGTGATGCATTGTCGAGGATCTATGCTGGCACGGGAGCGCTCAAGTCTTCGTTCACCCGCCACGGCAAGATGTCACTTGCCGGTACTTTTGCCGATGTCCGAAAATCGGCGACGCGGCTATATATAAACAACTTCGCCGACAAAGGGCGACAGAATACAATCGACCTACTCTTGGGCCGCATCTACGGGCAAGCACCTGTGGTTCTGTATGACCCGATTAGTGACTATGTTGCAGTGGAACTTTCGAAGCGGAGTGCTCAATTCTCATCCACCGAGACCATATCAAT CTTGGTGGGGACGTTCAACCTCAATGGCCGGACAGAGGGGATCGACGAAGACCTCTCGCCATGGCTTTGGCCTGCTGCCCTAGGGGACAGGCAGCCAGAGATTGTTGCCGTTGGATTCCAAGAAATTGTCGAGCTCAGTCCCCAACAAATCATGAACAGTGATCCCCGAAGGAAACAACTGTGGGAGAATGCGGTCAAGCAAACGCTTAACGAGAACTGCGAACGGCATGGCCAAGAAAAGTACGTCCTGCTCAGAAGTGGACAGCTTGTTGGTGCAGCGCTTTGCATTTTTGTCAAGGCATCTGCGCTACGCAATATCAAGAACGTCGAGGGCAACGTCAAGAAGACTGGTATGTCGGGTATGGCCGGCAACAAAGGTGCCGTTGCGATTAGACTCGATTACGCCAGCACACCGATTTGCTTTGTAACGGCGCATCTGGCTGCTGGATTTGCAAACTACGAGGAGAGAAATAAGGACTATGCCACCATTCACCAGGGTCTCCGATTTCAGAGAAATAGGGGCATTGATGATCACG ATACCGTAATCTGGCTTGGTGATTTCAACTACCGCATTGGATTGAGCAGAGATAAGACCATGGATCTCATCAAAAGGCAAGACCTCGGGCGCCTGTACGAAAATGATCAG CTGAATCTGCAAATGGTTGCTGGTCTCTCCTTTCAATACTACTCGGAGGCACGAATCAACTTTATGCCTACATACAAATTCGATCTCGGAAACGATGTCTACGACTCCTC TGAGAAGGCGAGAATCCCTGCGTGGACGGATCGTATTCTGCGAAAAGGCAACAATATTCGCCAAACTTCGTACGATTCGGCTCCTCTGAGATTCTCAGACCACAGACCCGTCTACGGAACTTTTGACTGCACAGTCAACATTGTTGACGAGGCACTCCGGGAGCAGTTCTCGAGGGAGATTTATGAACGAAGAAAGGCAGACATGGGCGACGCCATCAGCATTCAGACGGCTGATACTGATGACGAGGACCTGAAGGGGTATGGATCGATTGAGCCTGGCTTGCCTCCGGCTAGTACCGACAGGCAGAAGTGGTGGCTCGAAAATGGTCGACCGGCCAGGTCAACCGTGGCGCCACCCAGACCTACCGCATCATCTCACGTCACAGTCTTGAGTCCCAACAGGCCGCCGAATCCATTTGTGCCGACAGAGGAACCAGACTGGGTGACTGTGCCCAGATCAGACTCGAGGCTGAGCAACTCGTACTCGAGCATCTCAACAAGTCCATATGAGCACGTGCTACCGACActgaagcagcagcagacagTGAGGAAGTTGCCGCCTCCATACGATCCATCGGCGCTCTCGGCACAGTTCACGAGAAAGCCTGCAGGGCAGAGTGACCAGCATTCGGCCTCGAGTCTGCGCAACGAGATGCCATCTTCTGCACTGTCCGCTCAGTTCACAAGAAGACCAAGTACACAGAGCGAGCATGTGTCCAGCTCTTATAGAAAccagacgccgccgccgcctccgcccccTAGAAGACAAGCAGGCAACAGTGGATCTGGCCCTGGACCGGAGAGGGCGTCGACGCTTCCAGCCAAGATGCCAACCAAGGTTCTGCCTCCACCATCTGATGTGATCCCAAGGAAGGCTGTCCAGACGCAAGCGCGACCGACATCGTCGGCATCGTCAACGACAAAATCAAGCAATGCTCCACCACCGGTGGCCAAGAAGCCGGCACATCTAGCTGGGTTGAGCCCAGCCGGGAGTCCGACAATTGCTCAGAGCGACCAGGTGGCAGTAGCCCAGAGGCCAAGATCGCCAGGACGAGCAGAGGATGGGCTCAAGGGTGTCGTTGGAAGACTGGGTGAGCGACAGCAGGCAATGCAACAAGTGTCTCCGCTCAGGGGGAAGGATGGCGGATTCGCACGGAGGCCGATTGCGTCGCCACCAACAGCAAGTGAGCTAGGGATTGACAAGGGGGCAGAGTCAGCAGTGCCGCCACCAAAACCAAGCAGGAAACCAACCATGTCGCCAGAAGTGCGACCGAAACCCAAACCACCAGCACTGAGGAGCGAGCAGACTGTGGTGCATGATCAAGTGAACCAGGGCAACCAACtacagtcgaggccagtacCGCATCGGCCTTCAGCGACGACCCAGACTTCTGGGGGAAATGTCAGTCTTATGGACAACGATACCGACGATCAATTGAGTGCTTTCAAGGTCCTCAGACCCAGTTGA